The Neurospora crassa OR74A linkage group I, whole genome shotgun sequence genome segment CCCTTTTGGTTTGCTTTGTCGTACCCTCTCCTAGGGAAGAAGATTTCGGGGAAACATCTGCCGAAGTGATGAAAGTTAGCATTTGGGCTGCTCGGGGCATCTCGAGAGAGGGAAGCTGTTACTAACCTAGTTCTCATCGGAGTGAGCAGTGAGGATGGCACGAGCCACGTTGTACATGGCGTGCAAGTCACGGGTAGCCTTGGTGCAGGAGCCGTCGGGAGCGTTGCAAGCGGCCTCAGGGGAGGCATCACGCTTCCAGCAAACCTTTTTGGGGTGGAGCCTCATGTTGCACACCTGGGGATCACGCTTGCCGACGCGGTCGACGGGGCTGAAGGTGGTGTcacggagaagaagggcggacTCGGCCTCGGCGGACTGGATGGCGGTCATGACGGCCTCGGCGGCGCGCTTGGCCTTCCAGCAGGACTGGCCGTGGATGCGGCACCATTGCGGGTTGGCCTCAGCTTCGGGAGCAGCCTCGGGAGCGGCGTCACGCTTCTTCCAGCAGGACTGGCCGTGGATGCGGCACCACTGGGGCTCGGCCTCGGGGAGGGCGTCACGCTTCCAGCACGACTGGCCGTGGATCCGGCACCACTGGGCTTCGGCCTCACGCTTCTTCCAGCACGATTGGCCGTGGATGCGGCACCATTgtgcctcggcctcggcctcaCGCTTGGCGACCTTctcggtcttcttctcctcctcggtggAGGGAGCGAACTTCTCTTGGAGGCTGAGCGAGTCGTAGTAGGCGTTAACGTCCTCCTGAGTGAGGGCGATGATGCCGGCAAGCTCGTCGACCTGGCGCTTGGCGACCTGGGCGGGCTGGTGGCCGGACTCATCGCGGGGAGGGAGACCACCCATGCCCTGGATGGCGTTGGCGAAGGCATCGGCAACACGCTTGACCTTCCAGCAGGACTGGCCATGGATCCGGCACCACTGGGCTTCGGCCTCGGCATTTGGCTGGGCGACCGGGGTGGCGGAGGCCACGGCGGCGAAGATGACAAGAGGGAGAGTGAACTTCATCTTGAACAAAACGGCTTGGATGAAGAATGTAAAAAGTGTCAACGAAAGGACCCTGTTGATTGAGAGAATGAAGACCTCTGAGGGTTGATTGGCAATGTCAAAGGTGatggagaaaaaaagaagtgtGTTCTGAGGTGGTCAACACCATCTTTTATATACAGAATATCACGGCTGCTTAAGTCGTCTGCGCAGACATGTTTATTCAAACGCAATCTCTATAGAACCGGAGGTTAACCTGGTCAGCGACAAGGATCGTCCAAGGAGGCGGTGGCCGCGAGGGAGGGAGCTCGTTCAAAGAAGACAACAGGCCGGTCCAGAACTAGGCAAAGGTGGTGAAAGGATCATCAGTGATGGTGTGGTTATTGAGGTCAAGGGTTTGCTTTGGTGGAGGTCGACGGAGGGGATTCGTCAATGGCTTATTCAGATCTCTATTCAGAGGAAGGCTTCATTGAGCCCAACGATAGAGCCACCTTCTCCCAGAGCATGGGAAGGGTTGCCACGACTAAAAACTCGAAGGGATGAAAGTTCGGTCCCGAGGTGTCGGAAACGTTGAAGAGCTTCAAGGCGATCGAGGTTCGGACGAAGACGTTCAGATCAGACTCGGTGCTTCGCCCAATGATGGCCTGACGGAACTAGCCCAGTTGAAGATGCTTCATGCAGCCGGGGATACGGGACTCGGGGAGAAGCCAAACGTCTAAAGCAGGTTAGTTGTACGGAAGACAAAGCAAGGGCgaggtgaagatgaggatgtaAGAGGCGTTTTGCGTTGATGCCACGTGAGAAATAGCGTCCTTCCAGAATAAGGCAGGGAACGTGAAGGAGAGGCATGGTGATTGTTTGGTGCATGCGGTGTGGTAGACTCGCGGCAAATTTAGGGGTCCGCAACAAAGTGTTTATTGAAGTTCTATTCAAACCCATTTTGGGAAAGCGTGGTTGATTGCTCAAAGGACTAATTGCGCCTGGCCCCAGGCTTGGGCAAGCTGAACCTCTGGCGCCAGCTTTTCTTTGGAGTGGGATCCAGTACCTCGAGGAAACAACAGAGGAACATCAAGAAACTATTGTTTCAGACAGAGAAATGAGTCGTATCGGAGTGTCCTCGTGGTTCATGCAGGAGACGCCGGTGTGATGTTGAACGAAGGTGGCACAACAAAGGACAAAAAAACAACAGAAGCGCCAGTTTCCAGCGCCTAAACGGTTTTCTTCTTATTGATCGTGGCATCTGATCGTCTAATATCAGGAATGCGCtgctttcttcctctttcttgcATGTTCCCAAGATCAACACTTTTTTTTATCCAGAGCAAGAAGCACTGTTTGCGAAGAGCCTGGTAAACCTGGCTTGCCTGGCCATCAAAAGTAGCTGACATAAGTAACCAACTCTTTTCATGCGAAATGCATGGCTTCTTCAATCTTATCAGAAGCTTTCCCCACGTGTTCAAGTCTATCCGCTCACTCTCGAGACGTGAGTTACTGTTCAGTTCAACTTGGGGGTTTTCCACGAACAACTGGTGCTCTTTCTGTGGTTAATTTACCCGGGAAATTCGTGATGGGTTATGTTTCAGTTGAACATGTTTCGTTCGCAATTGCAGCGAAGTATAGCAGATGCTCCGCTGGTAAAGTCTTCGGTATTGATACTGCGAGTTGTGATGGGTTGCAGTCCTgtcgatggtggtgttgcggaAGTGAAATTTGGGCCAGCAGCCCAGATCGATCAATGTGATTCATAGGACTGGAGTGTTCGCAGATCATTATAAAATGCGGTTGGTCGGGTTCTGCACGTCTGGCAACTCACCAAGCATATGGTATTCGGTTTACCGGTACAGTATTCCCATCAGGTCTCGAGAGGACTTCGGGCAGCTCCGAGGCGCCATGCAAAGTTTCCATTGTGAAAGTGCCGTGGATTTCCTTTACACTGTACAGGTGGATCCAGAGCACTCACGTACTAACAATTTCTACGGCAAACCAGCACCAGGTCAGTTATCAGTCTTCAGAAGCTGCGAGGAGCGCTCCGTATCTAGCAACGCTGATTATACTGCCCGGCCTGATAGGGCTGGCTGGCTCAGTGGTCGGACCCTGAACTAGTAAGGTACACAGTACGTACACTAAAATCTGCAACATGGAAGCGGGCTGCAGACAGTGCGTCATCCCAACTAAGCGGCCCGGGACCCCAAAGCTTTTCAACGGCATTTACACATCAGTCCTTAAAAGTTTGTTAGCGCCATACACGCCCCACATCTTCTCACAAGGGGGTAACAGGGGGGGCTGCAAGGCGGGATAGGTCTATCTACGAGCTCTGATTGGTTCAATTCAAAGTGAGAATCGGTTGATAGGAGGCATTCAACCACCCACATACAAACCCTCGAATTCTAACTAAATCAACTAGAATTACCCAGCGCACCCTCTATAAgcggtataattatagggtaataaCAGGGTACTTACAGCGGGCTGTAACATTCCCCATCTCCCCTGCTTAAAACCCCTGTCTGtaggtaccaagctaacGAACTTACCAGGACTGATGTGTATAATGGACCAACGACCGGATTCCGGCCTTTCACTTCACTCGGGTTTTTCAACGCGCCCGCGATGACCATTCGGGTTCGCCCGCAACCGCTGGCCTCGCCTGATCGGCTCAAAATCTCAGCAAAGATGCCCGGCACCACAGCGTCAGAACCCCCTTGACGAACACTCGGTAGCACACCCGGCATTGTCTTGATGGTTTGAACGTGTCAGGCGCCGATCCGAACGGGACCCAACGACCGAGCTCTCCGGCCATATGCCTCACGTACCAATCGTACTATGCAAAGCCGACATGATATCAGGTTGATGTGTCGTGCCAACAGCGATGGGGAGATGAGGTAAAATACACCCTGCTCAACTCTCAGGGTTGCGGCTTGTTAGATTCTATTCGTCGAAAGTCCCACCGCGAGGTCATCCCGGCATCAGAGAAAATCTTGTCAGAGTTACCTCCGAGCTAGTTTTGTCCGAAGATGGGATCCCGGCGCTCAGGACCCTGTCCTTCTCTCACAACGGCATTTGGTGACATATTGACCGACGGCTCAAACAGCACCGATATCGCCCATCTTTTTATTTGAAGCGGTTGAGGAGGGGACTCCAATTGAAAAAGTCGCCCAGAAAAGACGCACTTATCAACGAACATCCGGCGCTAAATTTCCCACGAGACGAGCCAAAGGTACACATTTCGGCCGCTTACAAAGTTTGAACCGAGGTTCCGCGCTTTTTTGGACATGGCAGATTACCAACACCAGTCCATGATGGCTATGATGGGGATATGATGCCTATGAGAGCGGAACACAGGGAAATGAAccctcctctctccctccgTTCCTGCCCGTTGCCCCATAGTCGTCGATCAAGGCGGCATCTGCGGTAATACGCAAACAACTTGATGTCGTTGGTAGTATTCCCATCAACTTTGTCACTGTCATCTGTACAAGACGGGAAGCATCCATTAGTGCAACGGCTGCAACAGCAAACCGGAAGGTGGGATGACTGATGCATGCGTCTTACCCAACAGTGGAGATGACTAATTCACCGAACGGTTATCCCCAAGCACAGTTCTTCCTGCTTCTTTTGAAGCCCCGAACTTTTCATGATGACGGCTTCATGGTCCCCTTTAAGCGCCCAGATATCATACACTACCGTTTCAAAGTCAGTCGCGACGCGGCGAACTCATCCTCAGGTGACGACTTTTTGGACCCGACTTCCGACCGAACTCATCCGGCGCTCCCGGACCTCCCGGACCTTTCGGGATCCAGTCTGTTGACAGTATGCTCCGATCATTGTCCAGTCCCAATCCTTGCATGTTAaagtttttcttttcttttccacaGTTTGAGCTCCGCTCTTCCCGTGCAAGTGATAGTGCCATAGATCGAGGGTACCTGGAATTCCCGTTCATCTCCATGCATGGCTTTTGATATCATAATCGATATTTACCTGTCTATCCACTAATTTTGCGTTTACTCCTTCAGTTCATTCTCCTCTCACTCAACTTTTACCTAGCCAACCAAATATTTCACAATAAGGCAGCTCTGTGGCCCGTTGTGCTGTGCTTATTTCCGGCTTCTACATCAGTTGTCGTCCTCTCATCCATCTTTCACTTGCGAAGGGCTCTACCACCCCCCCATCCACAAAACTTAAACCTCTCCGCCCATATCTCCGCATCTGGGGCTCAAGCACTGCCTCCCCCGCGCCCCAGAAATCTGCACATTCTTCACCATGTCCGTTCCACTTCAAAACCGGGTATCGGATAGCTCCGACGGCATCGACAGGATAGCCGAAGAGAAGCAAAAGCTCTCCGTGAATGCGCCACCATCTACACGAAAGCAAGATGCGCTGGGGCTTGACGACGCCGACCGGCAATCCACCACAAACCGCTTCAAGACCTTCCGGTCAGCCTTCAAGTATATTCACCACCTAACACCAAAACAGGTAGATGACTACATGCACTCGTATGTCATCTACAACCTTGACTGGGCCGACGAAGATGCCATGGTCAAGGAACTTGGTCCTGACTACCAGGCCAAGGTCGGCGAGTGCTTGAAGGCTTACTACGGAATCATCAACCACCTCTGCGCCATGGGCGATGTCGAGAAGATGTACATTCCTCCCCACATGGACAAGCGGGCTTCCGTCATCGAGAATCAGCTGCTTTATGAGAAGGCCGTCGCGCATGCCATTGGCATGAAGGCCGGCGACAAGGTTCTCGACTTGGGATGTGGCCGAGGGCGCGTGGCTGCTCATATGGCCAGCATGACCGGCGCTACAGTTACCGGTCTCAACATCGACCCTAACCAGGTCGCCCAGGCACAAGAGTTCAACAACCTGAAGGGATTCAAGAACACTTTTGTACAACAAGACATGAACACGCTACCACTACCCTTCGCCGACAACTCCTTTGACTGCTTCTACCAGATCCAAGCACTGTCATTGTGCAAGGATCTCCCAACGCTCTTCCGTGAAGTCTACCGCGTTCTCAAGCCGGGCGCCAAGGTCTCGCTCCTCGACTGGGTTAGCCTGCCAGGCTACGACCCCAGCAACCCGGAACACCTTGCGCTCATGAGGCGCGTAAAGCCCCTAATCGGCGCCGTTGGCACGCCAACGCCCAAGAGCTTCGAGAAGGCCCTCGAGGATGCTGGCTTCGTCGTCACGAAATCCGAGAACGCGAGCATCGACGGCTTGCAGGCACCTCTGATTGATCGGGTTGACATCTACTTCCGCACCATGCGCCAGATCATTCTGGGCTTGGTGAAGATCAAGGTCCTACCCCAGCACTTCAAGACATTGATCAACAGGTTATGCCTGGATGGGCAGGCGTTTGTGAAGATGGACAGGATGCGTCTCATTTCGACAAGTTACTGGATTGTTGCGGAGAAGCCCCTCTAATCGCTTGAACGACAGATACCTGTGCACAAAACAAAGCAAGCCTGGCgcatggtggtgatggtttcGTGCAAGGTTTCGGCTTATGATACCGTTTAAACCTTTTGCGATGGATATCCCCCCTTTCGGTTCATTTTCTAGAATAATCAATAATGTATGTGTGATGGGGGATGTTGGATGATGATAAGGAATGGTCATCTC includes the following:
- the ccg-4 gene encoding clock-controlled pheromone CCG-4, with translation MKFTLPLVIFAAVASATPVAQPNAEAEAQWCRIHGQSCWKVKRVADAFANAIQGMGGLPPRDESGHQPAQVAKRQVDELAGIIALTQEDVNAYYDSLSLQEKFAPSTEEEKKTEKVAKREAEAEAQWCRIHGQSCWKKREAEAQWCRIHGQSCWKRDALPEAEPQWCRIHGQSCWKKRDAAPEAAPEAEANPQWCRIHGQSCWKAKRAAEAVMTAIQSAEAESALLLRDTTFSPVDRVGKRDPQVCNMRLHPKKVCWKRDASPEAACNAPDGSCTKATRDLHAMYNVARAILTAHSDEN
- a CDS encoding S-adenosyl-methionine-sterol-C produces the protein MSVPLQNRVSDSSDGIDRIAEEKQKLSVNAPPSTRKQDALGLDDADRQSTTNRFKTFRSAFKYIHHLTPKQVDDYMHSYVIYNLDWADEDAMVKELGPDYQAKVGECLKAYYGIINHLCAMGDVEKMYIPPHMDKRASVIENQLLYEKAVAHAIGMKAGDKVLDLGCGRGRVAAHMASMTGATVTGLNIDPNQVAQAQEFNNLKGFKNTFVQQDMNTLPLPFADNSFDCFYQIQALSLCKDLPTLFREVYRVLKPGAKVSLLDWVSLPGYDPSNPEHLALMRRVKPLIGAVGTPTPKSFEKALEDAGFVVTKSENASIDGLQAPLIDRVDIYFRTMRQIILGLVKIKVLPQHFKTLINRLCLDGQAFVKMDRMRLISTSYWIVAEKPL